Proteins from a single region of Ziziphus jujuba cultivar Dongzao chromosome 1, ASM3175591v1:
- the LOC107426372 gene encoding probable purine permease 10, whose translation MGAPDHLQLNITQDEEDANEANSSEQTNVSNRSKNYTRWLKIAIYSLCSLFGQLAATLLVRCYYDKGGKSQWMGALTQLAGFPILLPFYFTSAARKIPTADIIHSSSKPFVFPLVYIVLGLVFAADCLLFSLGLKYLPASTFSLISASQLAFNAFFSFFLNSQKFTPATTNSLVILTISSTLLLFQSDSSDPSNVSKAKHVLGLICTISASAGYGLMLSLTQCAFEKIIKRETFSTILNMTMYQSLVATCAALVGLFASGEWKGLTEEMHAFELGKASYALTLTWATISWQTFNFGTIGLILEVSSVFSNVVCVLGLPFIPILAVIVFHDKMHGIKVMALLLACWGFTSYMYQHYIDYHKSKSENTNVNGGDRASQQEETNGE comes from the exons atGGGGGCTCCAGATCATCTTCAACTAAACATCACGCAGG ATGAGGAGGATGCTAATGAAGCAAATTCCTCTGAACAAACGAATGTTTCCAACCGGTCCAAGAACTATACACGTTGGCTTAAAATAGCAATTTATTCGCTGTGTTCCCTCTTTGGCCAATTAGCAGCAACATTATTGGTGAGATGTTACTATGATAAAGGTGGAAAAAGCCAATGGATGGGAGCTCTCACTCAACTTGCAGGGTTTCCAATCCTCCTTCCTTTTTATTTCACCTCTGCGGCTCGCAAGATTCCCACCGCAGACATAATCCACTCATCTTCAAAACCTTTTGTTTTTCCATTAGTTTATATAGTCCTTGGCCTAGTCTTTGCAGCAGATTGTCTCTTGTTTTCTCTTGGACTCAAGTACCTTCCTGCATCTACTTTTTCCCTTATTTCTGCATCCCAATTGGCTTTTAATGCctttttctccttctttctcAATTCGCAAAAGTTCACTCCTGCCACTACCAATTCTCTAGTAATCCTTACCATCTCATCCACCCTTCTTTTGTTTCAATCCGACTCTTCTGACCCTTCTAATGTCTCCAAAGCAAAGCATGTGCTCGGACTGATATGCACTATTTCTGCATCGGCTGGATACGGATTGATGCTTTCTCTAACTCAGTGTGCCTTTGAAAAGATCattaaaagggaaacattttcaACCATCTTGAATATGACAATGTACCAATCGCTGGTCGCAACATGTGCGGCTCTAGTGGGACTTTTCGCCAGCGGAGAGTGGAAGGGTTTGACAGAAGAGATGCATGCGTTTGAACTAGGGAAAGCATCCTACGCTCTGACGCTGACATGGGCAACTATATCATGGCAGACCTTCAATTTCGGTACCATAGGATTAATTCTTGAGGTGTCGTCGGTTTTCTCCAATGTCGTATGTGTTTTGGGGTTGCCTTTCATTCCAATTTTAGCTGTGATAGTTTTCCATGACAAAATGCACGGGATAAAGGTGATGGCTTTGCTGTTGGCTTGTTGGGGATTCACCTCATATATGTATCAACACTATATTGATTATCATAAATCGAAGTCAGAGAACACCAATGTCAATGGAGGAGACAGAGCTTCTCAACAAGAGGAGACCAATGGTGAATAG